The sequence GCGCCACCGGCGCGGGCAAGAGCAGCGTGCTGGACGCGGTCTGCTTCGCGCTCTACGGCGAACTGCCCGGCAGCCGCCGCGCCAACCGGATGCGCAGCGACCACGCCGACCCGCAGCAGCTCACCGAAGTCGTCCTGGAACTGACCCTGGGCGGGCGCCGGCTGCAGATCACCCGGCTGCCCGAACAGCGCCGCCCCAAGAAGCGCGGCACCGGCTGGACCACCGAGAAGGCGCAGACCCTGCTGCGCGAGTGGGTCGCCGACACCGGCGAAGGGCAGCCCGGCTGGCGGGCCGCCAGCCGCTCGCACCAGGAGACCGGCGAGGAGATCCTGCGGCTGATCGGGATGAGCCGCGAACAGTTCTGCCAGGTCGTGCTGCTCCCGCAGGGCGACTTCGCGCGCTTCCTGCGGGCCGACGCCACCCAGCGCGCCGAGCTGCTCGGCAAGCTCTTCGATACCGAGCGGTACCGCCGGGTCGAGGGCTGGCTCGGCGAGCGCCGCCGCGAACAGGAGACCGTCGTCCAGGCCGACCGCCGCCGCCTGCGCGAACTGGTCAGCCGCACCGAACAGGCCGCGGGAGCCGGCGCCGGTTCGGCCCGGCCGGCCGAGGAATGGCTCCCGGCCGAGGGCGAGGCAGCCGACGACGCCCTCGCCCAGGCCGCGCTCGGCTGGGCGGCGGTCCTTCGCGGGGACGCCGCGGAGTGGCTCACGGTCCGCCGCTCGGCCCTGCTCGCGGCCGAGCAGCGGCACGCCGCGGCCGAACGCGAGCTGACGGCCACTCAGGACCTGGCGCACCGGCAGGCCCGGCACAGCGAGGCGGTCCGCCGAGCGGCCGCCCTCGCGGCGGGGGAAGCCCGGGAGGCCACCGAACGGGAACGGCTGACGCTGGCCCAGGCGGCGCTGGCCGTCGAGTCGGCGCTGCGCGGACACGCCCAGGCCGACACCGCGTACCAGCACGCCCGGGCAGCGGAGGAGCACACCCGAACCCGCCTGGCGCACCACCAGCAGGCCTCCACCACCCCATCGCCGAGCTCGCCGGGCCCCGCCTCCCAGCCGCTCGACCCGCAGGCCCCCGCCCCCCGCCTCGCCGCCACCGAGGCGGCCGTCCGGGCCGCCATCGGCCGGCTCGAGGCGGCCGCCGCCGACGAGCGCCGGCTCGCCGCCCTCGCCGGCGAGCAGCGGCGCGAGGCCGGGGAGCGGCAGCGGGCCGAGGAGCTCGCCGAGGAGGCCGCAGGCTGGCTGGCCGACCACGAGGCCGAGGCCGAGGCCCGCGCGCTCCGTGAGGAGGCGGCCCGCGCGGCGGCCGCCCAGGTCGAGCAGCTGGCCGCCCGCCGCACCGAGCTCCAGCAGCGGCTCGCCGCCGCCCAGCGCCGCGACCAGCTGCACACCGCCATCGACCAGCAGGAGCGCGGCCTCCAGCAGCTGCGGGACACCGCCCTGACCGCCCGCGAGCACACCCTCGACCTGCGCCAGCGCCGACTCGACGGGATGGCCGCCGAGCTGGCCGGCCGGTTGCGGTCCGGCGAGGCCTGTCTGGTCTGCGGCTCCCCCGAGCACCCGGCCCCGGCCACCAGCACCGCAGCGCCCGTCCGAGCCGCCGACGAGCAGGCCGCCGCAGCCGCCCAGCTGGCCGCCGAGCGCGAACACGCCCGGGCCGAGGGCGAGCTGACGGAGCTTCGCCTGCGGCAGGCCACCGCCACCGCGACAGCCGGCGACGAGCCCACCGGGCAGCTCGGCCTGCGCCTCACCGAGCTGACCACCGAACACCGGACCGCGGTGCGCGCCGCCGAGCAGCTGACCCTGCTGCTGCAGGAGCGCGAGCGCCTCGCCCACCGTCAGCAGCAGTACACCGCCCAGCTGCAGCAGGCCCGCGAACGCGCGGCCGCCCGCACCGCGAGTCTGGAGGCGCTGGCCGACCAGCGCGCCAAGCTGGCCGAGCAGGTCGCCGAGGCCCGTGGTGACGCCCCGTCAGTGGCCGAGCGCTCGGCCCGGCTCGGCCGGCTGGCCGAGGCGCTGGCCGCCGCCGCCCAGGCCGCCCGGACCACCGAGCAGGCCGCCGCCCGGCTGAAGGAGAGCGCGGACGAGCTGGCCCGGACCGCCCGCGAGGCCGGGTTCGCGACACCCCAGGAAGCGGCGGCCGCCGTGCTGCCCGCCGAGCAGCTCGCGGCGCTGCGCCGGCGGCTGGAGGACAGCGCCGCCGAGCACCGGACGGTCGGCGAGGAGCTGAGCCGCCCCGAGCTGGTCGCCGCCGCGGCCGCTCCCCCGGCCGATCCGGCGCGCGCCCAGGCGGCGCTGCACGCCGCCACCGACGCCCTGCGGGGCGCCTCCGCCGCCGAGCACGCCGCCCGCGAGCGGTGCGAGGCGCTGCGCGCGCTCGGCCGGCAGCTGGCCGCCCTGGCGGTGGAGCTGGCGCCCCGGCTCGCCGCCTTCGGCGAGATCAGTCGGCTGGCCCAACTCGCGGGCGGCACCAGCGTGGACAACCGGCTGAAGATGCGTCTGGAGTCGTACGTGCTGGCCGCCCGGCTGGAGCAGGTGGCGGCCGCGGCCAGCACCCGGCTGGTCCGGATGTCCGGCGGCCGCTACACCCTGGTGCACAGCGACGAACGCGGTGCGGGCGGCCGCCGCTCGGGCCTGTCGCTGCTGGTGGTGGACGCCTGGACCGGAACGGAACGGGACACCGCGACCCTCTCGGGCGGCGAGAGCTTCTTCGCCTCCCTCGCGCTGGCCCTCGGCCTGGCCGACGTGGTGACCGACGAGGCCGGCGGCATGCCGCTGGACACCCTCTTCATCGACGAGGGCTTCGGCACCTTGGACGAGCAGGCCCTGGAGGAGGTCATGGACGTCCTGGACGGCCTGCGCGAACGCGACCGCGCCGTCGGCATCGTCAGCCACGTCGCCGACCTGCGCCAACGCATTCCCGCCCAGTTGCTGGTCCGCAAGTCCCGGCAGGGCTCCACCCTCCAGCTCACCGGCCCCGACGCCCCCTGACGGGCCGGGCCGCGGCGCGAGAAGGGGCCGGGCCGCGGCGCGAGAAGGGGCCGGGTCTCAGCCCGAGCAGGCGATGCGTCCGGCCTGCTGCCAGGCGCACACCGCGCACAGGGTGGCACCGGCGGTACCGGCCGGGTACTCGGTCGGCTCCCCGCACAGCACGCAGTCCGCGCGGGGGCCGCCGGCGTCCTCGGCGGGCGTGAGCGCCTGCAGCGGGTCGACGTCGGCGGGCTCGCAGTAGGGGGCGGAGTCGGCGGTCATACCGGCCATCATCCCAGGAAGGAGAGCCGGAGCGTACGGTGCGGGTTGTCGCCGTTGGTGTCGATCAGCACCACGGACTGCCAGATCCCCAGCGCCATCCGCCCGCCGATCACCGGCAGGGTGGCGTGCGGGGCGACCAGGCCGGGGATCACGTGGTCGCGGCCGTGGCCGGGGCTGCCGTGGCGGTGGCGCCAGCGGTCGTCGGCGGGGACCAGCTCGCGCAGCAGGGCCAGCAGGTCCTGGTCGCTGCCGGCGCCGGTCTCCAGTACGGCGACGCCGGCGGTGGCGTGCGGGACGAAGACGTTGAGCAGGCCGTCCCGGCCGGCCGCCACCTCGGTCAGGAAGTCCGCACAGCGCTCGGTGATGTCCAGCGCGACCTCGCGGTCGCCGGTGGTGATCTCGAAGGTCTGGGTCTGGAAGCTGTCGGCCATGGCGCCATCCTGCGCCGGGAGCGGCGCCCAGGACAACACCCCACTCACAGTGCGGACACGCCGACAACCCGATGGGCGATCGCCCATCGGGTTGCTGACAG is a genomic window of Kitasatospora azatica KCTC 9699 containing:
- a CDS encoding AAA family ATPase, producing the protein MRLHQLTVTAFGPFAGRERVDFDALAAGGLFLLRGATGAGKSSVLDAVCFALYGELPGSRRANRMRSDHADPQQLTEVVLELTLGGRRLQITRLPEQRRPKKRGTGWTTEKAQTLLREWVADTGEGQPGWRAASRSHQETGEEILRLIGMSREQFCQVVLLPQGDFARFLRADATQRAELLGKLFDTERYRRVEGWLGERRREQETVVQADRRRLRELVSRTEQAAGAGAGSARPAEEWLPAEGEAADDALAQAALGWAAVLRGDAAEWLTVRRSALLAAEQRHAAAERELTATQDLAHRQARHSEAVRRAAALAAGEAREATERERLTLAQAALAVESALRGHAQADTAYQHARAAEEHTRTRLAHHQQASTTPSPSSPGPASQPLDPQAPAPRLAATEAAVRAAIGRLEAAAADERRLAALAGEQRREAGERQRAEELAEEAAGWLADHEAEAEARALREEAARAAAAQVEQLAARRTELQQRLAAAQRRDQLHTAIDQQERGLQQLRDTALTAREHTLDLRQRRLDGMAAELAGRLRSGEACLVCGSPEHPAPATSTAAPVRAADEQAAAAAQLAAEREHARAEGELTELRLRQATATATAGDEPTGQLGLRLTELTTEHRTAVRAAEQLTLLLQERERLAHRQQQYTAQLQQARERAAARTASLEALADQRAKLAEQVAEARGDAPSVAERSARLGRLAEALAAAAQAARTTEQAAARLKESADELARTAREAGFATPQEAAAAVLPAEQLAALRRRLEDSAAEHRTVGEELSRPELVAAAAAPPADPARAQAALHAATDALRGASAAEHAARERCEALRALGRQLAALAVELAPRLAAFGEISRLAQLAGGTSVDNRLKMRLESYVLAARLEQVAAAASTRLVRMSGGRYTLVHSDERGAGGRRSGLSLLVVDAWTGTERDTATLSGGESFFASLALALGLADVVTDEAGGMPLDTLFIDEGFGTLDEQALEEVMDVLDGLRERDRAVGIVSHVADLRQRIPAQLLVRKSRQGSTLQLTGPDAP
- a CDS encoding YjbQ family protein, whose protein sequence is MADSFQTQTFEITTGDREVALDITERCADFLTEVAAGRDGLLNVFVPHATAGVAVLETGAGSDQDLLALLRELVPADDRWRHRHGSPGHGRDHVIPGLVAPHATLPVIGGRMALGIWQSVVLIDTNGDNPHRTLRLSFLG